One region of Primulina tabacum isolate GXHZ01 chromosome 1, ASM2559414v2, whole genome shotgun sequence genomic DNA includes:
- the LOC142513763 gene encoding uncharacterized protein LOC142513763, whose product MTNITKLEFEALDLTGKNYLSWILDAEVHLISMNLRDTIKEGNEMSQQDRAKALIFLRHHLNDGLKVEYLTVKEPRELWKNLKERFDHQRTVILPRARYEWMHLRLQDFKSVSDYNSALFKTSSTLILCGEKVTDQDMLEKTFSTFHASNVLLQQQYRERGFQRYSELISCLLVAEQNNELLMKNHQMRPTGSTPFPETNGTTIPEEYEIAFPEANANSTQNHNNGHGRERGRGRGRGQRRYYQQQNGKKHKTSHQQWNSNNEEAKEKSSKVYEEKCYRCGMEGHWSRTCRTAKHLVDLYQKSIKENGKMEINFVDNDDPIDITHLDVSDFFANPD is encoded by the coding sequence atgaCGAACATCACCAAACTTGAATTTGAAGCACTTGACTTGActggaaaaaattatttatcatggaTTTTGGATGCCGAGGTCCACCTTATCTCTATGAATTTAAGAGATACAATAAAAGAAGGAAATGAAATGTCCCAGCAGGACCGTGCAAAGGCACTTATTTTTCTCCGTCATCACCTCAATGATGGGTTGAAAGTCGAATATCTCACTGTGAAAGAGCCACGAGAGCTTTGGAAAAAtctaaaagaaagatttgaccATCAACGAACTGTAATTCTCCCAAGAGCCCGATATGAATGGATGCACCTACGGTTACAAGATTTTAAGTCCGTAAGTGACTATAACTCTGCATTATTCAAGACTAGTTCCACACTGATACTTTGTGGAGAGAAAGTCACTGATCAAGACATGTTAGAAAAAAcattctccacttttcatgcaTCAAACGTGCTCTTGCAGCAGCAATATCGTGAACGTGGATTTCAAAGGTACTCTGAACTCATCTCATGCTTACTAGTTGCTGAACAAAACAATGAGCTGCTCATGAAAAATCACCAAATGCGCCCAACTGGATCCACACCATTTCCTGAAACAAATGGAACTACAATTCCTGAAGAATATGAAATTGCATTTCCTGAAGCGAATGCTAATtccactcaaaatcataacaatggACATGGACGTGAACGTGGGCGTGGGCGTGGGCGTGGCCAAAGAAGATACTATCAGCAACAAAATGGAAAGAAACATAAAACAAGCCACCAGCAGTGGAATTCCAATAATGAAGAAGCAAAGGAGAAGAGTTCCAAAGTATATGAAGAAAAATGTTATAGATGTGGAATGGAAGGGCATTGGTCTCGTACCTGTCGTACGGCAAAACATCTTGTGGATCTATACCAAAAATCAATCAAGGAAAATGGAAAAATGGAGATAAATTTTGTGGACAATGATGATCCAATTGATATAACTCACTTGGACGTCTCTGATTTCTTTGCTAATCCAGATTGA
- the LOC142551929 gene encoding protein NRT1/ PTR FAMILY 7.3-like, with the protein MGEKNRMHQAEYTLDGSVDRNGAPAVRARTGSWYAGFLILVNQGLVTLAFFGVGVNLVLFLTRVMGQDNADAANNVSKWTGTVYLFSLLGAFLSDSSWGRYKTCAIFQVIFVIGLVSLSLTSYLFLVKPNGCGDENTPCGSHSTLHLSLFYVSIYLIALGNGGYQPTIATFGADQFDEEHPKEGHSKVAFFSYFYLALNLGCLFSSTILGYYEDKGIWEIGFWASAGSATVALILFLIGTPRYRHFVPRGNPLSRFCQVIVAASRKWKIEVPSNDDELYEVQEAHLADNAGRKILHTQGFKFLDRAAVMTQRDYTIVKKTNAHNPWQLCSITQVEEVKCILRLLPVWLCTIPYSVIFTQMQSIFVEHGAAMKTTLAGFHVPPASMSSFDILSVAAFIFINKLLIEPLVSKYRKSGGLTELQRMGIGLVIAIAAMLSAALVEHFRLKYSQKDCPNCANSSSLSIFWQVPQYVLIGASEVFMYVGQLEFFNGQAPDGLKSFGSALSMMSISLGNYVSSLIVSIVIKISASDEMPGWIPRNLNKGHLDRFYYLLAALTAADLFLYIVCAKWYEFTRFEDRSNRGKVNDARI; encoded by the exons ATGGGAGAGAAGAACAGAATGCACCAAGCAGAATACACCCTTGACGGATCAGTTGATCGCAATGGAGCGCCAGCTGTTCGAGCACGAACTGGATCATGGTATGCTGGTTTTCTTATACTAG TGAATCAAGGCCTCGTCACACTTGCATTTTTTGGGGTTGGAGTCAATCTAGTATTGTTCCTTACCAGAGTAATGGGCCAAGACAATGCTGATGCTGCAAATAATGTTAGCAAATGGACAGGCACAGTTTACCTATTTTCCCTTCTGGGGGCGTTTCTTTCCGATTCCTCCTGGGGACGATACAAAACTTGTGCCATTTTCCAAGTCATATTTGTGATT GGTTTGGTCTCCTTATCATTGACATCATACTTGTTCTTGGTTAAGCCAAATGGCTGTGGCGATGAAAACACTCCGTGCGGCTCACATTCTACGCTCCATCTTTCGCTCTTCTATGTGTCGATTTACCTAATTGCACTGGGAAACGGAGGGTACCAACCTACAATCGCAACATTTGGAGCCGATCAATTCGATGAAGAACATCCCAAAGAAGGCCACTCAAAAGTGGCGTTCTTTAGCTACTTTTACTTGGCCCTGAATCTCGGGTGCTTATTTTCAAGCACAATCTTGGGTTATTATGAAGATAAAGGGATATGGGAAATAGGGTTTTGGGCATCTGCTGGATCTGCTACGGTTGCACTGATTTTGTTCCTGATTGGAACTCCAAGATACAGACATTTCGTACCCAGAGGCAATCCTTTATCAAGATTTTGTCAAGTGATTGTTGCTGCATCAAGAAAATGGAAAATTGAGGTGCCTTCAAATGATGATGAGTTATATGAAGTACAGGAAGCTCATCTTGCTGACAATGCAGGCAGAAAAATACTTCATACACAAGGATTCAA ATTCTTGGACAGAGCAGCAGTCATGACCCAAAGAGACTACACAATAGTGAAAAAAACCAACGCCCATAACCCATGGCAATTGTGCTCCATCACACAAGTGGAAGAAGTCAAATGCATATTAAGACTCCTCCCAGTCTGGCTATGCACGATACCATACTCGGTGATCTTCACTCAAATGCAATCCATTTTCGTCGAACATGGTGCTGCCATGAAAACAACCTTGGCAGGCTTCCACGTCCCTCCAGCCAGCATGTCCAGCTTTGACATCCTAAGCGTCGCAGCCTTCATTTTCATCAACAAGCTCCTCATCGAACCCCTCGTGTCCAAGTACAGGAAGTCAGGTGGATTAACCGAGCTCCAGCGGATGGGGATCGGCTTGGTCATTGCCATTGCAGCAATGCTGTCTGCCGCATTAGTCGAGCATTTCAGGCTCAAATACTCACAAAAGGACTGCCCAAATTGTGCAAATTCCAGCAGTTTAAGCATATTCTGGCAGGTGCCTCAGTATGTTCTAATCGGAGCATCTGAAGTTTTTATGTATGTGGGGCAGCTCGAGTTCTTTAATGGACAGGCACCGGATGGATTGAAGAGCTTCGGAAGTGCACTTAGCATGATGTCCATATCATTGGGGAATTACGTTAGTAGCTTGATTGTAAGCATAGTTATCAAGATTTCAGCATCTGATGAAATGCCTGGATGGATTCCTAGAAACCTAAACAAGGGGCATTTGGACAGGTTTTATTACCTTTTGGCGGCATTGACAGCGGCTGATCTTTTCTTGTACATCGTGTGCGCAAAGTGGTACGAGTTCACAAGATTTGAAGACAGGAGCAATAGAGGGAAGGTCAATGATGCGAGAATATAA